The following are encoded together in the Mycteria americana isolate JAX WOST 10 ecotype Jacksonville Zoo and Gardens chromosome 2, USCA_MyAme_1.0, whole genome shotgun sequence genome:
- the IRX2 gene encoding iroquois-class homeodomain protein IRX-2: MSYPQGYLYQPPGSLALYSCPAYGASALAAPRSEELARSSSGSAFSPYPGSAAFTAQAAATGFTSPLQYSTDPATGFPSYMGSPYDAHTTGMTGAISYHPYGSPAYPYQLNDPAYRKNATRDATATLKAWLQEHRKNPYPTKGEKIMLAIITKMTLTQVSTWFANARRRLKKENKMTWAPRNKSEDEDDDEGDGARSKEESPEKMPESNETSAEDEGISLQVDSLTDHSCSAESDGEKLPCRAGDPLCESGSECKDKYEDIEEEDEDEEEEEEEDIEEDDGGGGERDPPAKPATSSPLAAVEAPLLGHPHADAARSASKAALGGRASPGPPTPASKPKLWSLAEIATSDLKSQTLGQGCQPAPLSSATPASAPHSAAYSPSSLLGRHIYYTSPFYSNYTNYGNFNALQSQGILRYNSAAVASNEGLSQTVLNASSVHKQSSDSLKTITNQLEQHYRPSSYDSKKDPTEVCTVGVQPYL; encoded by the exons ATGTCCTATCCTCAGGGTTACCTCTACCAGCCCCCCGGCTCGCTGGCTCTGTACTCCTGCCCGGCGTACGGGGCGTCGGCGCTGGCGGCCCCCAGGAGCGAGGAGCTGGCCAGGTCTTCGTCGGGATCGGCGTTCAGCCCTTACCCGGGATCGGCAGCTTTCACCGCCCAGGCGGCGGCCACAGGCTTCACCAGCCCGCTCCAGTACTCCACAGACCCCGCCACGGGATTCCCCTCCTACATG GGCTCCCCTTACGACGCCCATACGACGGGGATGACCGGAGCCATCAGCTACCACCCGTACGGCAGCCCTGCCTACCCCTACCAGCTCAACGACCCCGCGTACAGGAAAAACGCCACCCGCGACGCCACGGCCACGCTGAAGGCCTGGCTGCAGGAGCACCGCAAGAACCCCTACCCCACCAAGGGCGAGAAGATCATGCTGGCCATCATCACCAAGATGACCCTCACCCAGGTCTCCACCTGGTTCGCCAACGCCCGCCGGCGGCTCAAGAAGGAGAACAAGATGACCTGGGCCCCGCGGAACAAGAGCGAGGACGAGGACGACGACGAAGGCGACGGGGCGAGGAGTAAAGAGGAGAGTCCCGAGAAGATGCCCGAGAGCAACGAAACCTCCGCGGAGGACGAAG GGATCAGCTTGCAAGTCGACTCGCTGACGGACCACTCCTGCTCCGCCGAGTCGGACGGCGAGAAGCTGCCCTGCCGAGCCGGAGACCCCCTCTGCGAGTCGGGCTCGGAGTGCAAGGACAAGTACGAGGACAtcgaggaggaggacgaggacgaggaggaggaggaggaggaggacatcgAGGAGgacgacggcggcggcggggagcgcgacCCGCCGGCCAAGCCCGCCACCTCCTCGCCGCTGGCCGCCGTGGAGGCCCCGCTCCTCGGCCACCCGCACGCCGACGCCGCCCGCAGCGCCAGCAAGGCGGCGCTGGGCGGCcgcgcctcccccggccccccgacGCCGGCCAGCAAGCCCAAGCTCTGGTCGCTGGCCGAAATCGCCACCTCGGACCTCAAGAGCCAGACCCTGGGCCAAGGCTGCCAGCCCGCGCCGCTCTCTTCGGCCACCCCCGCGTCCGCCCCGCACAGCGCTGCCTACTCGCCCTCCTCCCTCCTGGGGAGGCATATTTATTACACCTCACCTTTTTATAGCAATTATACAAACTATGGGAACTTTAACGCTCTCCAGAGCCAGGGAATCCTGAGATACAACTCCGCAGCAGTGGCTTCAAACGAGGGACTAAGTCAGACTGTCCTAAATGCCAGCTCTGTCCACAAGCAGAGTAGTGACTCTTTGAAAACGATCACTAACCAGCTAGAACAACATTACAGGCCCTCTAGTTATGACTCTAAGAAAG ATCCCACCGAAGTCTGCACAGTAGGAGTACAACCATACCTATAG